In one Nitrospira sp. genomic region, the following are encoded:
- a CDS encoding SIS domain-containing protein: MNDRAIKAFDDSAEVKRKFVRDHADKISHVVPLIARALKEGRKILLFGNGGSATDASHLAAEFVGRYHKDRTPLPAIALGCDPAAVTCIANDYGYEELFARQVTAHGQKGDIAIAISTSGNSPNVLKGVAAAKAGGLITIGWTGGTGGKLAGMVDQAFIVPSTVTARIQESHITLGHVLCELIESELFEKVR, translated from the coding sequence ATGAACGATCGTGCGATCAAAGCGTTTGACGATAGCGCCGAGGTCAAACGTAAGTTTGTTCGTGACCACGCGGACAAAATCTCCCACGTGGTTCCCCTCATCGCCCGCGCCCTTAAAGAGGGCCGCAAGATTCTCCTGTTCGGCAACGGCGGCAGCGCCACCGATGCTTCGCATCTCGCAGCGGAATTCGTCGGCCGCTATCACAAAGACCGCACGCCGCTCCCGGCCATCGCGCTTGGGTGCGATCCGGCGGCCGTCACCTGCATCGCCAACGACTACGGCTACGAGGAACTGTTTGCGCGTCAGGTGACCGCTCACGGCCAGAAGGGCGATATCGCCATCGCCATCAGCACCAGCGGAAATTCGCCCAACGTGCTCAAGGGTGTTGCGGCAGCGAAAGCCGGGGGCCTCATCACGATCGGCTGGACGGGCGGCACGGGCGGCAAGCTGGCCGGAATGGTGGACCAGGCGTTTATCGTGCCCTCAACGGTGACCGCGCGTATTCAGGAAAGTCACATCACGCTGGGTCATGTCCTCTGTGAACTCATCGAGAGCGAACTGTTTGAAAAAGTCCGTTAA
- a CDS encoding TIGR02710 family CRISPR-associated protein: MNSRQGKASGHRFVERLLPRCYSPRGMAAEQPVKALLVALTNDAPATVYVINRLKPELLCIFGPESAQPLVESSVQPKIEQMVRKWDWIVTPNVARFMSSYQAVARALPEMMKTWEVQPGELVVDLTDATPAMAAALSLAALPFTSRVVAIGDTAGPDDDPVILEGRSRAWLQGNPWDTAATQLRREACDHFNRGSFVAAQGLFRQIEARVSGGQKPMYRAFADLAEGYGLWERFQYRQTWDKLKTAHKALEMVSVWGGPAGLKSLLTVVKQNTGFLEKLVLDPGAVKEMQPLDLVAHARRRAEVEHDYEAALVALVRALEAFAQVHLFKSYNIKTWDVQPEQLPEALRETCRTCFLSDLDGKYKLPLHDQFRALAGLGSPAGQAYLAQWPKMKPLLDAANHAVLGHGFEPVKPERFQQLQDIVIKLTGINDSSLPMFPGINLS; the protein is encoded by the coding sequence ATGAACAGCCGCCAAGGGAAAGCATCCGGGCACCGGTTCGTTGAACGCCTGTTGCCCCGATGCTATAGTCCGCGCGGTATGGCGGCCGAACAACCGGTTAAAGCATTGCTTGTGGCGTTGACCAATGACGCGCCGGCCACGGTGTATGTCATCAACCGGCTCAAGCCGGAGTTGCTCTGCATCTTCGGCCCCGAATCCGCTCAACCCCTCGTTGAGTCGTCCGTGCAGCCGAAGATCGAGCAGATGGTGCGCAAGTGGGATTGGATTGTGACGCCGAATGTGGCGCGCTTCATGTCATCGTATCAGGCGGTCGCGCGCGCACTACCCGAGATGATGAAAACCTGGGAGGTACAGCCGGGAGAGCTGGTCGTGGATCTGACCGACGCCACGCCCGCGATGGCCGCGGCGCTGTCGCTGGCGGCGCTACCCTTCACCTCGCGCGTGGTGGCGATCGGAGACACAGCGGGCCCTGACGATGACCCTGTTATTCTTGAGGGACGGAGCAGAGCCTGGCTGCAGGGCAATCCGTGGGATACCGCGGCGACCCAATTGCGCCGCGAGGCCTGCGACCATTTCAACCGAGGTTCCTTCGTAGCGGCGCAGGGGCTGTTCCGTCAAATTGAAGCGCGTGTGAGCGGCGGGCAGAAACCGATGTACCGGGCCTTCGCTGATCTGGCGGAAGGCTATGGCTTGTGGGAACGATTCCAGTACCGGCAGACGTGGGACAAGCTCAAGACTGCGCACAAGGCGCTGGAGATGGTCTCCGTCTGGGGCGGGCCGGCCGGGTTGAAAAGCCTGCTGACAGTCGTCAAGCAGAACACTGGGTTTCTGGAAAAACTTGTGCTGGATCCTGGTGCGGTGAAGGAAATGCAGCCGCTGGACCTGGTCGCGCACGCCCGGCGCCGCGCGGAAGTCGAACACGACTATGAGGCAGCCCTGGTTGCGCTCGTGCGGGCACTGGAAGCCTTTGCGCAGGTTCACCTGTTCAAATCGTACAACATCAAAACGTGGGATGTGCAGCCGGAGCAATTGCCGGAAGCGTTGCGCGAGACCTGCCGGACCTGCTTCCTAAGCGATCTCGACGGAAAATATAAATTGCCGTTACACGATCAGTTCCGCGCGCTGGCCGGACTCGGCAGCCCGGCGGGCCAGGCATATCTGGCACAGTGGCCGAAGATGAAGCCGTTGCTCGACGCGGCCAACCACGCGGTGCTTGGCCATGGCTTCGAGCCGGTTAAACCGGAACGGTTCCAGCAGCTCCAGGACATTGTCATCAAGCTCACGGGCATCAATGACAGCTCGCTGCCGATGTTTCCGGGGATTAATCTTTCGTGA
- a CDS encoding YbgC/FadM family acyl-CoA thioesterase, whose product MGKGIARVDVRIFYEDTDCGGVVYYANYLKYFERARTDYLEQRGLSVPQLAKDGTIFMVIRAELDYKSPARLGETLAIETTFSDNGKAAFLFSHVIREKLSGRVIVEGSATLVVTSPDNKVKRADPELLAKLKVR is encoded by the coding sequence CTGGGCAAGGGGATCGCGCGCGTGGACGTAAGGATTTTTTATGAAGACACGGATTGCGGTGGCGTGGTGTACTATGCAAATTATCTAAAGTATTTTGAACGGGCGCGGACGGACTATCTTGAGCAGCGCGGACTCTCGGTGCCGCAACTGGCCAAGGACGGAACAATCTTCATGGTTATCCGGGCTGAGCTCGACTACAAATCCCCGGCACGACTGGGCGAGACGCTCGCAATCGAGACGACCTTTTCGGACAACGGCAAGGCGGCGTTCCTGTTTTCGCACGTGATCAGGGAAAAACTCAGTGGGCGCGTGATCGTGGAAGGCTCGGCCACGCTGGTGGTCACGTCGCCGGACAACAAGGTCAAACGGGCGGATCCGGAGCTGCTCGCGAAGCTAAAGGTCCGCTGA
- the hemL gene encoding glutamate-1-semialdehyde-2,1-aminomutase: MNTTKSQRLFAEAQRYIPGGVNSPVRAFKSVGGQPLFISKAKGAYLWDTDGNKFIDYVHSWGPMILGHAPGAVIKAIQRAATRGTSYGAPTELEVRLAKMISAAVPSMEQVRFVSSGTEAVMSAIRLARGYTKRDKIIKFDGCYHGHSDYLLTKAGSGVATLGLPDSPGVPADFAKHTLTAPYNDVRAVKALVEANAKDLACIIVEPVGGNMGVVPPHPELLPELRELTRACGALLIFDEVMTGFRVHYGGAQTLFGVMPDLTCLGKIIGGGLPIGAYGGRREIMQMIAPAGPVYQAGTLSGNPLAVTAGLETLKALKASSVYKKLEAKSAALADGLGKAAKQAGVPLTQTRVGSMLTGFFTSSPVTDYASAKTSDTQRYAKFFQGMLERGVYFAPSQFEAAFLSTAHSDADIKKTVAAAHLVFKTL; this comes from the coding sequence ATGAACACCACGAAATCACAACGGCTCTTTGCTGAGGCACAACGTTACATTCCTGGCGGGGTGAACAGCCCGGTCCGCGCCTTCAAATCCGTGGGCGGCCAGCCCCTGTTCATTTCAAAAGCCAAAGGCGCCTACCTATGGGACACAGACGGCAATAAATTCATCGACTATGTCCATTCCTGGGGGCCGATGATTCTGGGCCACGCGCCGGGGGCGGTGATCAAGGCGATTCAGAGGGCCGCGACGCGCGGCACGAGCTACGGCGCGCCGACCGAATTGGAAGTCCGCCTCGCAAAAATGATCAGCGCGGCCGTGCCGTCCATGGAACAGGTGCGGTTCGTGAGTTCCGGCACGGAAGCGGTCATGAGCGCGATTCGCCTCGCACGCGGCTACACGAAGCGCGACAAGATCATCAAATTTGACGGCTGCTACCACGGGCACAGTGACTATTTATTGACTAAGGCCGGCTCCGGTGTGGCCACCCTCGGGCTACCCGATTCGCCCGGTGTGCCAGCCGACTTTGCCAAGCACACGCTGACCGCTCCCTACAATGATGTGCGCGCTGTCAAAGCTCTGGTCGAGGCCAACGCGAAGGACCTGGCCTGCATCATCGTCGAGCCGGTCGGGGGCAACATGGGCGTCGTGCCCCCGCATCCGGAGCTCCTGCCGGAGCTCCGCGAACTCACGCGTGCCTGCGGCGCGCTGCTAATTTTTGACGAGGTCATGACCGGCTTCCGCGTCCATTACGGCGGGGCGCAGACACTTTTTGGCGTGATGCCGGATCTCACCTGCTTGGGGAAAATCATTGGCGGGGGCCTTCCAATCGGCGCCTACGGAGGCAGGCGCGAGATCATGCAGATGATTGCGCCGGCCGGGCCGGTCTATCAGGCGGGGACACTCTCGGGCAATCCGCTCGCGGTGACGGCAGGCCTTGAAACGCTCAAGGCGCTGAAGGCTTCCAGCGTGTACAAAAAACTGGAGGCGAAATCAGCGGCGCTGGCCGATGGCCTCGGTAAAGCGGCCAAGCAGGCCGGCGTGCCGCTCACGCAAACGCGTGTGGGCTCGATGCTGACCGGATTTTTTACAAGCAGTCCGGTGACGGACTACGCGTCGGCAAAAACCTCTGACACGCAGCGCTACGCGAAGTTTTTCCAAGGCATGCTGGAGCGGGGGGTGTATTTCGCCCCGTCACAATTTGAAGCGGCGTTTCTCTCGACTGCCCACAGCGATGCTGATATTAAAAAAACGGTCGCCGCGGCCCACTTGGTTTTTAAAACTCTCTAG
- a CDS encoding HAD-IA family hydrolase — protein sequence MADRRADPAAAHRPETYDQLRPAGRSGRAGTDRGRHAQSIAGGFEEGKTVKDRHPRKQPVELLIFDLDGTLIESKWDIAACVNLTLAELGLPLRAQEEIFGFVGDGIKRLLKSAAGEGNHARYEDALRVFRRHYLIHCLDRTRWYPGIESMLTHFSRKHKAVATNKSIEYTRVILNGLGNHHFAHVVGGDDGFGLKPEPGMLLAVMDKLGVSKDKTVLIGDSTNDINGGHNAGIRVCAVGYGMGDRKKMTACGPDWFVETPEELMEVFV from the coding sequence CTGGCGGATCGCCGAGCCGATCCTGCCGCCGCACATCGGCCAGAAACGTATGATCAATTACGTCCGGCAGGCCGTTCTGGACGAGCAGGAACCGACCGAGGCCGCCACGCTCAAAGTATTGCTGGGGGATTTGAAGAAGGCAAAACCGTGAAGGACCGGCATCCGCGCAAACAGCCCGTCGAGCTGCTGATCTTCGATCTGGACGGGACGCTCATCGAATCAAAGTGGGACATCGCTGCCTGCGTGAATCTGACGCTGGCCGAGCTGGGGCTGCCGCTGCGCGCGCAGGAGGAAATTTTTGGTTTCGTCGGCGACGGCATCAAGCGGCTGCTCAAGTCGGCTGCCGGCGAGGGCAACCACGCGCGGTATGAAGACGCGCTGCGCGTTTTCCGCAGACACTATCTGATACACTGCCTGGACCGCACGCGCTGGTATCCCGGTATCGAATCCATGCTCACGCACTTTTCGCGCAAGCACAAAGCCGTGGCGACGAACAAGTCCATCGAATACACGCGCGTGATCCTGAACGGACTCGGCAACCACCACTTCGCCCATGTCGTGGGCGGGGATGACGGGTTCGGCCTGAAGCCGGAGCCGGGCATGCTGCTGGCCGTCATGGACAAATTGGGCGTGTCGAAAGATAAGACGGTCCTGATCGGCGACAGCACCAACGATATCAATGGAGGCCACAATGCCGGCATCCGCGTCTGCGCGGTCGGCTATGGCATGGGCGATCGGAAGAAAATGACCGCCTGCGGGCCCGACTGGTTCGTCGAAACGCCCGAGGAACTGATGGAGGTGTTTGTCTAA
- a CDS encoding insulinase family protein, giving the protein MIRKLRLRSRARAAALGGFVLVIFSLSPNLDLNAQAVQENGLAGRVIEHRLANGLTLLMVERHQAPIVSINVTFGVGGINELTGATGIAHLYEHMAFKGTQTIGTKDYTQEKPLLDELDRLNAEIERRRAAGATAGALQPLQQAFTAVQERADQLVIGNEMSQLYQRHGAVGLNASTGKDVTRYVIALPANRLPLWAAIESDRMARPVLREFYKERAVVMEERRLRTDDSPNGLLYEAFAAAAFQAHPYGFPTIGWASDIQALTPPQTEQFFRTFYGPANATIAIVGDIDPTETIALIERTFGLIPAVPPPPPVITAEPTQRGERRVEVEFDAEPIVLIGWHKPALSHPDDFIFDVLESVLADGVTSRLYHRLVREKRVATAVSADGGFPGVIAPNLFIVSAVPLAPHTTAEIEAAVYEEIERLKTEPVAAKELEKVLNNLDANLVRALRSNGGLAGQLAYFQTVAKDWRYVLKARERIAAVTPADIQRTAKTWFTRNNRTVATLVRTRK; this is encoded by the coding sequence ATGATCAGAAAGTTAAGGCTGAGGTCGAGGGCACGGGCGGCCGCGCTGGGGGGATTTGTTCTTGTTATCTTCAGCCTTAGCCCCAACCTTGACTTGAACGCCCAGGCCGTTCAAGAGAATGGCCTGGCAGGCCGCGTCATCGAGCACAGGCTGGCCAATGGCCTCACCCTCTTAATGGTCGAGCGTCATCAGGCGCCGATCGTCTCCATCAACGTCACGTTCGGTGTCGGCGGCATTAACGAGCTCACGGGCGCTACCGGGATCGCGCATTTGTACGAGCACATGGCGTTCAAAGGCACGCAGACGATCGGCACGAAGGACTACACGCAGGAAAAGCCGTTGCTCGACGAATTGGACCGGCTCAACGCTGAGATCGAGAGGCGGCGTGCGGCGGGCGCCACGGCGGGCGCATTGCAACCGCTGCAACAGGCGTTCACAGCAGTACAGGAACGGGCCGATCAACTGGTCATCGGCAACGAGATGTCGCAACTCTACCAGCGGCATGGCGCAGTCGGGCTGAATGCCTCCACCGGCAAGGACGTCACCCGCTACGTCATTGCACTGCCGGCCAACCGCCTGCCGCTATGGGCGGCCATCGAATCGGACCGCATGGCCCGTCCGGTGCTACGTGAGTTTTACAAGGAACGCGCCGTCGTCATGGAGGAGCGGCGCCTCAGGACCGACGACAGCCCCAACGGCCTGCTCTACGAAGCCTTCGCCGCCGCCGCGTTCCAGGCCCATCCCTACGGCTTTCCAACGATCGGCTGGGCCTCGGACATTCAGGCGCTGACGCCACCTCAAACAGAGCAATTTTTTCGCACCTTTTATGGACCAGCGAACGCGACCATCGCCATCGTGGGCGACATCGATCCGACAGAAACCATCGCCTTGATCGAGCGCACGTTCGGGCTTATTCCGGCCGTGCCCCCGCCCCCGCCGGTCATCACGGCTGAGCCGACGCAGCGCGGCGAGCGGCGCGTGGAGGTGGAGTTCGACGCTGAGCCGATCGTGTTAATCGGCTGGCACAAGCCGGCGCTGAGCCATCCCGACGATTTCATTTTCGATGTCCTGGAATCGGTGCTAGCCGACGGCGTCACGTCCCGGCTCTACCATCGGCTCGTCCGCGAGAAGCGCGTGGCCACGGCCGTCAGCGCAGATGGCGGGTTCCCCGGCGTGATCGCGCCCAACCTCTTCATCGTCAGTGCGGTGCCGCTGGCGCCCCATACGACGGCCGAGATCGAAGCGGCGGTCTACGAGGAGATCGAACGGCTCAAAACCGAGCCGGTGGCGGCGAAGGAACTGGAAAAGGTGCTGAACAATCTGGACGCCAACCTCGTGCGCGCGCTTCGCTCCAACGGTGGCCTCGCGGGGCAACTGGCCTATTTCCAGACGGTCGCGAAGGACTGGCGCTACGTGCTCAAGGCGCGCGAGCGGATTGCCGCCGTGACACCGGCGGACATTCAGCGTACGGCAAAGACCTGGTTCACTAGGAACAACCGCACGGTGGCGACACTGGTCCGAACGAGAAAATGA
- a CDS encoding insulinase family protein gives MMQDQARTMNEITGTGSMKMETLTTDSRVRCEQRPPTHSSFVVHAPSFGRRFVLAAWLSAAVMMTGCVLPAAQAPGDGDPRTMQFAPVTFTPPEPERLVLDNGLVIYLLEDHALPLVTITATIRTGAWMDPSDKIGLAGIAGATMRTGGTKTLSAAALDEELEHMAATISTGIGTESGSAMLDVLVKDLPRGVRLFADVLQAPAFDPARVELAKLQTIEGIRRRQDQPQSIAGREFAKLLYGSDHPYARESTVASVSKITRDDLIAFHAKTIHPNGLILGVTGDFDKTAMLVLLREMFGKWKPGSVSNIAFPSPSVDPARADQTVVRFVGKRTSQTHLRVGHLSIKEDDPDYPALVVLNDILGGSSFRSRLFNDIRTKRGLAYSVGSSLRIGMRERGVWAMRAETKVESTQEAIGRFAANVERLRTEPVTDEELAEAKDAFVNSFVFSYSSASAIVGRLIALEYDGLPKDFLQQLRDKVVQATKDDLLAAGRRHLHPERLRILAVGPAESLARVLSSFGEAKEISLSPES, from the coding sequence ATGATGCAAGATCAAGCCAGAACAATGAACGAAATAACAGGTACGGGCAGCATGAAGATGGAAACGCTCACAACCGATAGTCGGGTCCGATGCGAACAGCGGCCGCCGACACATTCATCATTCGTCGTTCATGCGCCATCGTTCGGGCGCCGGTTTGTGCTCGCTGCGTGGCTGAGCGCGGCGGTGATGATGACGGGCTGCGTCTTGCCGGCAGCTCAGGCGCCCGGTGACGGCGATCCGCGCACGATGCAGTTTGCCCCAGTGACTTTCACGCCGCCGGAGCCTGAGCGCCTTGTCCTGGATAATGGCCTCGTCATCTATCTGCTGGAGGACCATGCGCTGCCGCTGGTCACGATCACAGCGACGATCCGGACCGGTGCCTGGATGGACCCGTCCGATAAAATCGGCCTGGCAGGAATTGCCGGCGCGACGATGCGCACAGGCGGCACGAAAACCCTGTCCGCAGCCGCGCTGGATGAAGAGCTTGAGCACATGGCCGCGACGATCTCCACCGGCATCGGCACGGAGTCGGGCTCTGCGATGCTGGACGTGCTAGTCAAGGATCTGCCGCGTGGGGTGCGCCTCTTCGCTGATGTGCTGCAGGCGCCGGCCTTCGATCCGGCGCGGGTCGAACTGGCCAAACTCCAGACTATCGAGGGGATCCGCCGCCGCCAGGACCAGCCCCAGTCCATCGCCGGGCGCGAGTTCGCCAAGCTACTCTACGGATCGGACCATCCCTATGCGAGAGAAAGCACCGTCGCATCCGTCTCGAAAATCACCCGCGACGATCTGATCGCCTTCCACGCGAAGACCATCCATCCCAACGGCCTCATTCTGGGTGTCACGGGTGATTTTGACAAAACGGCGATGCTCGTGCTGTTGAGAGAAATGTTCGGGAAATGGAAGCCGGGCAGTGTTTCGAACATCGCCTTCCCATCCCCAAGCGTAGACCCCGCGCGCGCTGATCAAACCGTCGTGCGGTTTGTCGGCAAGCGCACGTCACAGACGCATCTGCGTGTCGGGCATCTATCCATCAAAGAGGACGACCCCGACTATCCGGCGCTGGTCGTGCTCAATGATATTCTCGGTGGGAGCTCATTCCGCAGCCGCCTGTTTAACGATATCCGCACGAAGCGCGGGCTGGCCTACTCGGTCGGCAGCTCGTTGCGTATCGGCATGCGCGAGCGGGGCGTGTGGGCCATGCGGGCGGAAACGAAGGTGGAGTCCACGCAGGAAGCGATCGGCCGCTTTGCCGCTAACGTGGAGCGGCTGCGGACGGAGCCGGTAACCGATGAGGAGCTGGCCGAGGCTAAGGACGCCTTCGTGAACTCTTTTGTGTTTTCTTATTCGAGCGCCTCGGCAATTGTCGGCCGCCTCATCGCTCTGGAATACGACGGGCTGCCAAAGGATTTTCTCCAGCAGCTCCGCGACAAGGTGGTGCAGGCCACGAAGGACGATCTGCTGGCCGCGGGCCGGAGACACCTCCATCCTGAGCGGCTGCGTATTCTCGCCGTCGGGCCAGCCGAAAGCCTGGCCCGCGTCCTGTCCTCCTTTGGCGAGGCGAAGGAAATTTCGCTGTCGCCTGAGAGTTGA
- a CDS encoding macro domain-containing protein has protein sequence MQITIVQGSILDANVQVIVNAGNSLGLMGGGVAGVIKRAAGAEVEREAVQNSPIRIGKAVLTSGGKTKFKAIIHAPTMAEPGQRIPIQNVVFATKAALLLADEKGIESIAMPGMGTGVGGVAPGDAARVMLDIVQAFQPRALKTVVLVDVDPQMIAAWRDAAHK, from the coding sequence GTGCAGATTACTATTGTGCAGGGCAGCATTCTTGACGCCAATGTGCAGGTGATCGTGAATGCGGGGAATAGTCTTGGCCTGATGGGCGGCGGGGTGGCCGGTGTGATCAAGCGCGCCGCCGGCGCCGAGGTCGAACGCGAGGCGGTGCAGAATTCGCCCATTCGCATCGGCAAGGCCGTGTTGACGTCCGGCGGCAAGACGAAATTCAAAGCCATCATTCATGCACCGACGATGGCGGAGCCGGGCCAGCGGATTCCCATCCAGAACGTCGTGTTTGCGACCAAGGCCGCGCTCCTGCTGGCGGACGAGAAGGGGATCGAATCCATTGCCATGCCCGGCATGGGGACGGGCGTGGGCGGCGTGGCGCCGGGCGATGCGGCTCGCGTGATGCTCGACATCGTGCAGGCCTTTCAGCCGCGCGCGCTCAAAACCGTCGTACTGGTGGACGTGGATCCGCAGATGATCGCGGCGTGGCGCGACGCCGCACACAAATAG
- a CDS encoding MBL fold metallo-hydrolase, with protein MPLEDDFCDIIKKARRGHGLSAGELAQASGLSAGDVTILERAGRLPVKQEIEALAAALQLRTTPLMQIALDRWMPAPPRATGPVETVLGDLNGYAVKGYVVYDAGEAVFVDTAYNEEAMLAVLDRQALKLKAICLTHGHSDHASGLDVLLQQYRVPVYLGKGDKPLLDWIPPTELMKPTEDGQIISVGRLTIRFVTTPGHTPGGICYKVEGAGADLCFVGDTLFAGSIGGSNPATLYQAHLESVRTRVLTLLPDTILLPGHGPATTVREERAHNPFAQ; from the coding sequence ATGCCGCTCGAAGACGATTTCTGCGACATCATCAAAAAAGCGCGCCGCGGGCACGGGCTCTCGGCCGGGGAGCTGGCGCAGGCCAGTGGCCTCTCCGCTGGGGATGTGACGATCCTGGAGCGCGCGGGGCGCCTGCCGGTTAAACAGGAAATCGAAGCGCTGGCCGCCGCGCTCCAGTTGCGCACAACGCCGCTGATGCAAATCGCGCTGGACCGCTGGATGCCGGCGCCACCGCGCGCCACGGGACCGGTCGAGACGGTCCTGGGCGACCTCAACGGCTATGCAGTGAAGGGCTACGTCGTCTACGATGCGGGCGAGGCCGTTTTCGTGGATACGGCGTATAATGAAGAGGCCATGCTGGCCGTCTTGGACCGACAGGCCCTCAAGCTGAAAGCCATCTGTTTGACGCACGGGCATTCGGATCATGCGAGTGGGCTGGACGTCCTGCTCCAACAGTATCGTGTCCCGGTCTATCTTGGGAAAGGCGACAAGCCGTTGCTCGACTGGATTCCTCCTACGGAGTTGATGAAACCGACCGAAGACGGCCAGATCATCAGCGTGGGGCGGCTGACGATCCGGTTCGTCACGACGCCGGGCCACACGCCTGGCGGTATCTGTTACAAGGTGGAGGGGGCGGGTGCCGATCTCTGTTTCGTGGGCGACACGCTGTTTGCCGGGTCGATCGGCGGCTCAAACCCCGCCACGCTCTATCAGGCGCATCTCGAATCGGTCCGGACGCGCGTGCTGACGCTGCTGCCGGATACGATTTTGTTGCCCGGTCACGGACCGGCCACGACCGTCCGCGAGGAGCGGGCGCATAACCCGTTTGCGCAATGA
- a CDS encoding site-2 protease family protein: MDDDRQQQLFSKQPPVYERELEPPEPKPLPVHPLLLLDEEIRKPGFADYALPAGLFLLTALTTLWAGAYQTNTNPFKGAWSFLTENPAALWDGVPFAATLLGILVTHEFGHWVLSRIHAVPTTLPLFIPGPPHFIGTFGAIIHMRGPILNRKALFDVGVAGPIAGFVVAVAALVYGMQMSRVVMVESTYGMQLGEPLLLQLISWLVIGPIPAGYDVVLHPVAFAAWFGLFVTSLNLIPIGQLDGGHVAYALWGRRQRTVALAMVPILLVLGFAGWPGWILWAGMASFLGLGHPPVLDPETALGRTRVVIGWCALLIFAITFSPFPFFFPKS, from the coding sequence ATGGACGACGACCGGCAACAGCAGCTCTTTTCGAAACAACCGCCTGTCTACGAGCGCGAGCTTGAGCCGCCTGAGCCGAAGCCGCTGCCGGTCCATCCGCTGTTGTTGTTGGACGAAGAAATCCGGAAACCCGGCTTCGCGGACTACGCCCTGCCCGCCGGGCTGTTTCTGCTCACAGCCCTCACCACGCTCTGGGCCGGGGCCTACCAGACCAACACGAATCCGTTCAAAGGCGCCTGGTCGTTTTTGACGGAGAATCCCGCGGCACTGTGGGATGGCGTGCCTTTCGCGGCGACGCTGCTGGGCATTCTGGTGACGCACGAGTTCGGGCACTGGGTCCTCTCGCGGATCCACGCCGTCCCGACGACGCTGCCACTGTTCATTCCCGGTCCGCCGCATTTCATCGGCACCTTCGGCGCGATCATCCACATGCGCGGTCCGATTTTGAACCGCAAGGCGCTTTTCGATGTCGGTGTGGCCGGACCGATCGCAGGCTTCGTCGTGGCCGTCGCAGCGCTGGTCTACGGGATGCAGATGTCGCGCGTCGTGATGGTGGAGTCCACCTACGGCATGCAACTGGGCGAGCCGCTGCTGCTGCAGTTAATTTCCTGGCTCGTGATCGGTCCGATCCCGGCGGGCTACGACGTGGTGCTGCATCCGGTGGCCTTTGCCGCTTGGTTCGGCCTGTTCGTCACGTCGCTCAATCTGATTCCCATTGGACAGTTGGATGGCGGCCACGTGGCCTATGCGCTCTGGGGCCGCCGCCAGCGGACCGTGGCGCTGGCGATGGTGCCCATCCTATTGGTGCTGGGCTTCGCCGGCTGGCCGGGCTGGATTCTCTGGGCCGGCATGGCAAGCTTCTTGGGACTCGGCCACCCGCCCGTATTGGATCCGGAGACGGCGCTGGGTCGCACGCGCGTGGTGATCGGTTGGTGCGCGCTCCTCATCTTTGCCATCACGTTTTCCCCGTTTCCGTTCTTCTTTCCGAAATCATGA